GCCAAGTAAGTAATAACTTTCTTGGCAGCTCTTTCAATTTGAATTAGAAAACTTGTTCTACTTCGACGATACCCGGCACTTCTTCTAGTAGTGCACGTTCGATACCTGCTTTTAATGTGATTGTAGAACTTGGGCAGCTACCGCATGCGCCTAATAAACGCAATTTAACGATACCTTCTTCAATATCTACCAATTCACAGTCTCCACCGTCACGTAATAAAAACGGACGTAATTTATCTAAAACTTCTTGTACTTGTGCATATTGTTCTGTTTCTGTCATTTTGCTCGACTCCCTTCATTAAAATCATTATAATGTGAAGGAGCAAAAAAATCCATTATTGAATAACGAAAGGTTGGAATTCCTATGTCACAATCTCATCCAGTTATAGAAGTTTTCGGCGCTGACATCATCTGTGCCAGCTGTGTAAATGCACCATCTTCCAAAGATACATATGAATGGCTTCAAGCGGCAATTTCACGAAAATATCCGGAACAGCCGTTTACTATCCGCTATATCGATATTGAAGGTGTAATTGATAATGAACGTGATCAAGATTATGCAAACCGTATTCAAGAAGATGAATTTTTCTACCCTTTAGTTCTAGTCAATGATGAAGTAGTTGGTGAAGGCTATGTGCAGATTAAGCCTGTATTTACAGCGCTCGAATCAGCGGGCTTTGTACCAACTGAAGAGTAAATTATAACATAAACAAAAAATTCAATTTTCTCCTCGAGGAAATTGAATTTTTTTGTTTAAAGTCAAATTGATTTCCTCTGCAGGAACGCTCAATTTTAGTTTTCGTTTTGCTTTTTATAGTACCAAAGCAGACCCGACTTCATAAGGCGTGCAATGCGTCCTGTAACCGTTGTATCAGCTAGATGAACGAAGCCTTGCTTTTTACCAAGGGAGCCCATAAAGCCTTTCATTTTGATTTCTGAAAGCTTTTCTGGAAGCGGCTCGCCTTTCCAGCGCATTTTTAGAACTTTAACGATACGTTCGCCTTGTTCTTCCGCCAATTGTGCTGTTGGAGGTAAATGAGAAGAAGCACAGTCACCTACTACAAATACATTTTCATCCCCAACTACATGGTAATGATCCGTAATGATCGGACGATTGAATTTATCCTTTTCAACATCCAGTTCACGAACGATTTTCACAGGCTGTACACCAGCTGTCCATACGATTACGTCAGCTTCAATTACTTCATCATGGTTGTATAAACGGCCTTCTTCAACGCGAGTGATATTTGATTCTGCAATTACATCTACGTTGTGTTTAATAAACCAAGACTTAATATACTCACTTAGCTTTTCCGGGAAATCGCGTAAAATACGGTGTGAGCGGTCAAATAATTTAATTTTTAAATCCGATCGGCTTTCACGTAGTTCACTTGCAAGCTCGATTCCTGAAAGACCTGCACCAATAATGGCAACTGTCGAACCTGGAGCCAATCCGCATACTTTTTCAAATGTTTTACGTGATTTGGCGATTGTTTGAATACTATATGTGAATTCATCGGCACCCGGCACTCCATGATATTTATCAATACAGCCTAAGCCAATAACAAGCTGATCATAAGAAAGCTCTTCGCCGTCACCCAAGTAAATCTTTTTATCTTCACGGTCGATGCGTACTACTTCTCCGTACACGCATTTTAAGCGCTCATGTTCCGGAAATGCAACACGGATTTCCTTATCTGTTGATGTACCTGCAGCAAGTGCATAAAATTCTGTTTTCAAACTATGGAATGGTGTACGGTCTACCAATGTAATTTCTACATCTGCTGGTAAGCTTGGTAAAAGACGAAGTAAAATTCGCATATTTCCGTAGCCGCCACCTAATAATACTAACTTTTGCATAGCATATTCCCTCATATCTGTAAGTAATCAATTACGAAGCCTAGAAGCTTCATAATTGTGTTCACAAAGTTTCCATAAGTATTATAACTGTTTGTGATAAGTTTCACAATATGTTAAACGATATTTTGTGAATTTATTCACATAAGTTTTTTATTACCCTATTTTATTTATTTTGATGCAATTAAAGCAGATTCAAACATATTGTGAAAGATATTAAATCGGAGAAATTGACGTTCGCAGCAAAAAAAAGTAGGATTGCTAATAGTGAGGTGACAACATGTTAAATCCATTAGTCGAATTTTGCATCAGTAATTTAGCAAATGGTGCGCAACAAACATATGAACAACTGGAGCAAGATCCTGATATTGATGTATTGGAATATGGCTGCTTAAGCTACTGCACGAAATGTGCCGAAAACTTTTATGCCGTTGTTAACGGGGATATAGTTGAGGCGGATACTCCAGAAGAGCTGACGAAGCGCATTTATAAATATATAGAAGAAAATCCGATGTGGTAGTCGACCCACATCGGATTTTCCCTTTATTTAATAAGTTCCAACAAATTTTCTACACAATAAGTAGGCAGCTTGGCTTGCTGTTTTACAATTTCGGTAGGAGTAACTCCCGTATTGACATGAATCGTATCACAGCCGAAGTTGATGCCACATAAAATATCGGTATCATAATTGTCCCCGACCATGACCATTTCGCTCTTTTCAAAATGATGCTCTTCAGCAATGATCTGCAGCATAACCGGTGATGGTTTCCCTACGAACGTTGGTGTAACCCCGGATACATTTGCTACTAGTTGAACAAATGACCCATTCCCGGGAGTAAAACCCGTTTCTTTCGGAAATTTAATATCACCATTTGTTCCAATGAGCTTCGCGCCATTTTGGACATAGTCACATGCTCTTACAAGTTTCTCATAGGAGATTTGACGGTCAATACCCATTACAAGGACATCGCTCTGCTCGTCGGTAATCTCTAATCCTTGCTCGATTAAAGCCGTACGAATGCCAAGTTCACCGACAACATTCACTTTTTTATTGGCACTCATCTTAGCTACATAGGCTGCCGTTGCAAGCGAGCTTGAATAAATGTGATCAAGTGGTGCATTTACGCCAATATCTTGTAAAACTTGCTGCAATCTTTCGCGGGTTTTCGATGAATTATTCGTTAAATAATACGGCTCAATTCCGTTTTCCTGCAGTAGGTGAACAAATTTCACGGCAGAATCGATCGCTTCACTCCCCCGGTAGATTGTCCCATCCAAATCAAAGCAATACGCTTTATACGGGAACATTATGCCTCATCCTCTGGTAAAAATGCTGAAACTGGTCCTAATTCATTCGTTAAGTAATCGTGAACTTTTGGAGAGAATTGCTTTAGTATATTTAAGTTTGCTGTTAATACATTTAAAATTTCTTCACTATCTACAGCGATAAATTCACGAACGATCATTTTGCGTAAACCGACAACCGCTTTTAATGGTGCATCCATCTCTTCTGTAATCACTTTTTCATCAACGAAAATATCGATAATGTCTTCGTAGCTTCCAGGATCACGCATAATAAAGCCGTCAATCACCAAGTTTCCTACATCCATCATCGCTTCCATTACATTATGGCCGATTCGTTGTAATGCCAGCTTATGAATATCATCTGCCAACCAGTTCTCAGTCGATTCAAAGATCGCCAATAACTCGTCCAAGTGTGCTAAGTTGTTTGTAATTTTATTTCTATCTACGAAGTACATAGATAAAGCCTCCATTCAATCAATAAAAGTTGATAGTGTTTTCCTTTATATAGTACCATATTCTATAGAGATGGAAGGGGTACAAAACAAAATGGAACGATTTTTCTTATATGATGATGTAGAAGATACAAAAACGCGCTTCGTCAGCTTTGCCGGAAAAACTCAGCGTTATGATTTAGCCATATTACAAAGTAGTCGCTTTTTCGGAAAAGTGCTCGTTCTTGATATCCAGTTTGGCCGTTTTGCCATTATTGGAGCAGATGATGTGGAAGAGCCTGGTTACTTAGAGCATGTATACAACCGTACAGAAGAAGAGACGGAAGACTTACGTGAATATTTACGTGAACTATTAAGCTAAAAAAAAAGAGGGGGCGCTATATGACGCCTCCTCTTTTGTACGTTATTCAGCTGATTCAACCGGCTCTTCTGCCTCAGTTTGTTGTGCAACTATTTGTTCTTTCTTTTGTTCTTGTGCACGGCCTGTTTTTTGAATTATAAAATAGGCGCATCCAAAATTACAATATTCGTACAAATAGTCTTGAATCGTACTAATTTTTGTATCAAACGTGGATTTTTGATTTTTATCGTCAAAAAATCCTTTTAAACGTAGCTGACCGTAACCCCAGTCCCCTACAATATAATCATATTTCGATAAAATATCTGAGTATCGTGCGATAAATGCATCTTCCTGAAAACCTTCCCGCACATTTTCGATCACTTCATAAGCATACCCATCTGCAATAATCAAACTAGACACCACCTATCTATTTCCATGTTAATGAATATTGAACATGAAAGCAATATTCACAACAAATTTTGTAGGTAAATATGGCGAAATCAGCTATAGTCCGTTTACCGCGAGTATTATGAGGCCCGCATAAATAATTTAAACGTCTATTTTCTACAATGTAACACTTGATTGTTTTGCTGCATTCACTTGTTCATCCGCATGATAACTACTGCGCACTAATGGACCCGCTTCACAATGGCTGAAGCCTTTTTCCATAGCAATTTTACGCAGCTTGCCAAACTCGATTGGCGAGTAATATTTTTTTACCGGCAAATGTTTTTTTGTCGGCTGTAAATATTGGCCGATAGTCATAATATCAACATTGTTTGCACGCAGGTCATCCATTACTTCATAGATTTCCTCTAACGTTTCCCCTAAACCAATCATTAAAGAAGATTTTGTCGGAATATTTGGCTGCATTTCTTTTGCTCTGCGTAAAAACTCAAGTGAACGGTCGTATGTCGCTTTTGCCCGTACACGTGGTGTCAGA
Above is a window of Solibacillus isronensis DNA encoding:
- a CDS encoding YutD family protein, whose amino-acid sequence is MIIADGYAYEVIENVREGFQEDAFIARYSDILSKYDYIVGDWGYGQLRLKGFFDDKNQKSTFDTKISTIQDYLYEYCNFGCAYFIIQKTGRAQEQKKEQIVAQQTEAEEPVESAE
- a CDS encoding NAD(P)/FAD-dependent oxidoreductase; the encoded protein is MQKLVLLGGGYGNMRILLRLLPSLPADVEITLVDRTPFHSLKTEFYALAAGTSTDKEIRVAFPEHERLKCVYGEVVRIDREDKKIYLGDGEELSYDQLVIGLGCIDKYHGVPGADEFTYSIQTIAKSRKTFEKVCGLAPGSTVAIIGAGLSGIELASELRESRSDLKIKLFDRSHRILRDFPEKLSEYIKSWFIKHNVDVIAESNITRVEEGRLYNHDEVIEADVIVWTAGVQPVKIVRELDVEKDKFNRPIITDHYHVVGDENVFVVGDCASSHLPPTAQLAEEQGERIVKVLKMRWKGEPLPEKLSEIKMKGFMGSLGKKQGFVHLADTTVTGRIARLMKSGLLWYYKKQNEN
- a CDS encoding TIGR01457 family HAD-type hydrolase, with protein sequence MFPYKAYCFDLDGTIYRGSEAIDSAVKFVHLLQENGIEPYYLTNNSSKTRERLQQVLQDIGVNAPLDHIYSSSLATAAYVAKMSANKKVNVVGELGIRTALIEQGLEITDEQSDVLVMGIDRQISYEKLVRACDYVQNGAKLIGTNGDIKFPKETGFTPGNGSFVQLVANVSGVTPTFVGKPSPVMLQIIAEEHHFEKSEMVMVGDNYDTDILCGINFGCDTIHVNTGVTPTEIVKQQAKLPTYCVENLLELIK
- a CDS encoding YuzD family protein; the encoded protein is MSQSHPVIEVFGADIICASCVNAPSSKDTYEWLQAAISRKYPEQPFTIRYIDIEGVIDNERDQDYANRIQEDEFFYPLVLVNDEVVGEGYVQIKPVFTALESAGFVPTEE
- a CDS encoding DUF3055 domain-containing protein, translating into MERFFLYDDVEDTKTRFVSFAGKTQRYDLAILQSSRFFGKVLVLDIQFGRFAIIGADDVEEPGYLEHVYNRTEEETEDLREYLRELLS
- a CDS encoding DUF86 domain-containing protein; translation: MYFVDRNKITNNLAHLDELLAIFESTENWLADDIHKLALQRIGHNVMEAMMDVGNLVIDGFIMRDPGSYEDIIDIFVDEKVITEEMDAPLKAVVGLRKMIVREFIAVDSEEILNVLTANLNILKQFSPKVHDYLTNELGPVSAFLPEDEA
- a CDS encoding YuzB family protein, yielding MLNPLVEFCISNLANGAQQTYEQLEQDPDIDVLEYGCLSYCTKCAENFYAVVNGDIVEADTPEELTKRIYKYIEENPMW